The following coding sequences are from one Hymenobacter sp. DG25A window:
- a CDS encoding DHA2 family efflux MFS transporter permease subunit, which produces METGFTKWIIVITVVMCCLLELIDTSIVNVALTQMMGNLSATQQEVSWVVASYAIANVIVIPMTGFLAEQFGRKNYYLFSVILFTLASVACGQSTNIWELVAFRFVQGIGGGALMATSQAILIDTFPPSQLALGQALFGMGVIIGPTIGPTLGGWIVDNYDWPWIFYVNVPVGIMASIFTVLFIRDPERIKNAIPRPLREIDWAGVFLLIMGVGSLQYVLEQGESKDWFEDPIILLFTLLTVIGLVGFIWRELTAEHPIVDLRVLGKSRNLAVGAFLSFILGFGLFASVFVFPIFCQRILGFSAAQTGEILLPGALLSGFMMPVVGKAIQKGVSQKFMLPLGFVIFFFFSYWMSTQISPTAGESDFFWPLLLRGLGLSLLFLPITTMSLAGISGKDAGQAAGLTGMIRQLGGSFGVALVGTYLERTTMQNRVSLLPNISLYDPETQQRLQGLTASFMAKGASLMQAQQQAYAALEGMLMKQTALITYSQTFLMIGTFFLICIPLIFLVKRAKPGEKVDLNAAH; this is translated from the coding sequence ATGGAAACTGGATTTACCAAGTGGATCATCGTTATTACGGTAGTCATGTGCTGCTTGCTGGAGCTGATTGATACCAGCATTGTGAACGTGGCGCTTACCCAGATGATGGGTAACCTCTCGGCCACGCAGCAGGAGGTAAGCTGGGTGGTGGCGTCCTACGCCATTGCCAACGTTATTGTAATTCCAATGACGGGCTTTCTGGCCGAGCAGTTCGGCCGCAAGAATTACTATCTGTTCTCGGTGATACTCTTCACCCTGGCCTCGGTAGCGTGCGGCCAGAGCACCAACATCTGGGAGCTGGTGGCTTTCCGCTTTGTGCAGGGCATTGGCGGCGGCGCCCTGATGGCTACCTCGCAGGCTATTCTGATTGATACTTTCCCGCCTAGTCAGCTGGCCCTGGGCCAGGCGCTGTTTGGCATGGGCGTTATTATTGGCCCCACCATTGGCCCTACGCTGGGCGGCTGGATTGTAGATAACTATGACTGGCCCTGGATTTTCTACGTGAACGTGCCGGTCGGCATTATGGCCTCCATCTTCACGGTGCTGTTTATCCGGGACCCGGAGCGCATCAAGAATGCCATACCCAGGCCCCTGCGCGAAATTGACTGGGCGGGTGTCTTTCTGCTGATCATGGGCGTAGGCTCATTGCAGTACGTGCTGGAACAGGGCGAAAGCAAAGACTGGTTTGAGGACCCCATCATCCTGCTCTTTACCCTGCTCACGGTGATTGGCCTGGTGGGCTTTATCTGGCGCGAGCTGACGGCCGAGCACCCCATTGTAGACCTGCGGGTGCTGGGCAAAAGCCGCAACCTGGCCGTGGGGGCATTCCTGTCCTTTATTCTGGGATTCGGGCTGTTTGCCTCGGTGTTTGTATTCCCCATTTTCTGTCAGCGCATTCTAGGCTTTTCGGCCGCGCAGACCGGGGAAATTCTGCTGCCGGGCGCGCTGCTCTCGGGCTTTATGATGCCGGTGGTGGGAAAGGCCATTCAGAAGGGTGTGTCACAGAAGTTTATGCTGCCCCTGGGCTTCGTTATCTTCTTCTTTTTCTCTTACTGGATGAGCACGCAGATTTCGCCCACGGCCGGCGAAAGTGACTTCTTCTGGCCGCTGCTGCTGCGCGGCCTGGGGCTGAGCCTGCTGTTTCTGCCCATCACCACCATGTCGTTGGCGGGTATCAGCGGGAAAGATGCCGGCCAGGCCGCTGGTCTTACCGGTATGATTCGTCAGCTGGGCGGCTCGTTTGGCGTGGCGCTGGTGGGTACCTACCTGGAGCGCACCACCATGCAGAACCGGGTGAGCCTGCTGCCCAATATCTCCCTCTACGACCCCGAAACCCAGCAGCGGCTGCAGGGCCTCACCGCCAGCTTTATGGCCAAAGGCGCCAGCCTAATGCAGGCCCAGCAGCAGGCCTACGCCGCTCTGGAAGGCATGCTGATGAAGCAAACCGCCCTCATCACCTACTCCCAAACGTTCCTGATGATTGGCACTTTCTTCCTGATCTGCATTCCGCTCATCTTCCTAGTGAAGCGGGCCAAGCCGGGCGAGAAAGTAGACCTGAACGCAGCGCACTAA